In the Leifsonia sp. 466MF genome, one interval contains:
- a CDS encoding RNA 2'-phosphotransferase, whose product MFSETQLSRAVTHALRHAPGEYGLAVDNDGWVEMRSLVNALSAAGFDGLTEDAVLRMIANSSKVRHEVVGDRIRATYGHSIRIADDLVNQEPPVELFHGTVAEAVSSILEAGILPMKRQHVHLSPDSATAYEVARRHGTDTVLLTVRSREAFQAGVRFQRRGELIWIADAIPPAFVSRTTSGLREEKPGG is encoded by the coding sequence GTGTTCAGCGAAACGCAACTGAGTCGGGCGGTGACCCACGCATTGCGTCATGCGCCGGGCGAGTACGGGCTTGCCGTGGACAACGATGGCTGGGTGGAGATGCGGTCGTTGGTGAACGCGCTGAGCGCGGCCGGCTTCGATGGTCTGACGGAGGACGCGGTCCTTCGGATGATCGCGAACTCGTCGAAGGTCCGGCACGAAGTCGTGGGCGACCGGATTCGCGCGACGTATGGTCATTCGATCCGCATTGCGGATGATCTCGTCAACCAGGAACCACCGGTGGAGCTCTTCCACGGCACGGTCGCCGAAGCGGTCAGCAGCATCCTGGAGGCGGGAATCCTGCCGATGAAACGCCAGCATGTTCACCTCTCGCCGGATTCGGCAACGGCGTACGAGGTTGCTCGTCGGCACGGGACGGACACGGTCCTGCTGACCGTTCGAAGCCGCGAAGCGTTCCAGGCCGGTGTTCGATTCCAGCGGCGTGGAGAACTCATCTGGATTGCCGACGCCATACCGCCGGCATTTGTCAGCCGGACAACGAGCGGACTCCGTGAAGAGAAGCCAGGCGGATGA
- a CDS encoding helix-turn-helix transcriptional regulator: MGLFERGLEAEALRRELAGLYEAGRVVTLTGDAGSGKTALLAAVLGGGDGPSGAGALLGRDGTRVLRGLCDPLGTPRPLGPIRDILAELDGRSRPNLDDPSSVERRFLDRVGEEPTVVVIEDAQWIDAGSVEVLRFVTRRIDRLPLVLILSYRDGEADVGFGHPLLPLLGEIARSDHSAHVALRPLSVDGVRAVLSDDGLDAVRVHEVTGGNPFFVTEIARHPDERMPRTVRDAVLASTSGLAPEDVEVLQLIAAAPDALDDRLLPSLGIDVPTLRRLESSGLLVRTRRGIAFRHELARLAIVDGTAEAVRRLLHQRLLEAFEAVRSTDHAVLTHHAVSAADPERTLRYARLAAAEATRAGAHSEAVAFLSLALERLTADSVDRAELLVVLSDEQYMVGRLAEARESARAALDLLQRLADPDGVAAAHERRAIIEYYSARRREAEEQADLAAHAGGGAAAAASAHATRAYLAYRRQDVDTARTIASAARRLVHSADDAADAARRRIEITEAASDLLEGSVASRTRLLMQAAAAFQVSLDEIGTTAHSNLSAIDIEHRRLAEAEAVLAESIPITITRDIPICNQWQTGMRARLHFIRGRWTASAEDADTVLEGHGAPLALVWPHILSALLAARQGGDRAMIERHLEFAWAYATELGEAPLLLAVLSARAELAWLTGDHDPLLDEAPAYVAAADARPGNAWAIGDLLVWLDRLDVHVSAKQIAEPYRMELEGHHRDAVQAWLQIGAPFDAALAGVHDESPEVAVSALLRLQQLQVDATAARARALLLHRGIRTIPAPPRRTTRSNPAGLTNRQLDVARLIAKGFTNGELAERLYISPKTADHHVSAVLGKLGVSNRREVVRAAAELGLI, from the coding sequence ATGGGGCTGTTCGAGCGTGGCCTCGAGGCCGAAGCGCTGCGCAGAGAGCTCGCCGGACTGTACGAGGCCGGCCGCGTCGTCACGCTGACCGGCGACGCCGGATCGGGGAAGACCGCCCTGCTCGCCGCCGTACTCGGCGGCGGCGACGGACCGTCCGGTGCCGGTGCCCTCCTGGGCAGGGACGGAACGAGGGTGCTTCGCGGATTGTGTGACCCGCTCGGCACGCCACGGCCGCTCGGACCGATCCGTGACATCCTCGCGGAGCTCGACGGCCGTTCCAGGCCGAACCTCGACGACCCGTCGTCGGTCGAGCGTCGATTCCTCGACCGTGTCGGCGAGGAGCCGACAGTCGTCGTGATCGAGGACGCCCAGTGGATCGACGCCGGATCGGTGGAGGTGCTGCGGTTCGTCACGCGGAGGATCGACCGGCTCCCGCTTGTTCTGATCTTGAGCTACCGGGACGGCGAGGCGGATGTCGGCTTCGGGCATCCGCTGCTGCCGCTCCTCGGCGAGATCGCGCGCAGCGACCATTCCGCACACGTCGCCCTGCGCCCGCTCTCGGTCGACGGGGTCCGCGCCGTCCTGAGCGACGACGGACTGGATGCCGTGCGCGTCCACGAGGTCACGGGCGGCAATCCCTTCTTCGTCACCGAGATCGCACGGCACCCGGACGAGCGGATGCCACGCACTGTCCGGGACGCCGTGCTCGCCAGCACGTCCGGCCTGGCCCCGGAGGACGTCGAGGTCCTCCAGCTCATCGCCGCCGCTCCCGACGCCCTCGACGACCGCCTCCTGCCGAGCCTGGGCATCGATGTCCCGACTCTTCGCCGCCTGGAGTCGAGCGGGCTGCTGGTGCGCACGCGTCGCGGCATCGCCTTCCGGCATGAGCTCGCTCGTCTCGCGATCGTCGACGGCACTGCGGAGGCGGTCCGCCGGCTCTTGCACCAGCGTCTGCTCGAGGCCTTCGAAGCCGTCCGATCGACCGATCACGCGGTGCTGACGCATCACGCCGTCAGCGCAGCGGACCCGGAGCGCACCCTCCGATACGCGCGCCTCGCTGCCGCGGAGGCGACCCGTGCCGGGGCCCATTCCGAAGCGGTCGCCTTCCTCTCGCTGGCGCTCGAGCGGTTGACCGCCGACTCCGTCGATCGCGCGGAGCTGCTTGTCGTACTGAGCGACGAGCAGTACATGGTCGGCCGCCTCGCCGAAGCACGCGAGTCCGCCCGCGCCGCCCTGGACCTCCTCCAACGACTCGCCGATCCTGACGGCGTCGCCGCCGCGCACGAGCGACGCGCGATCATCGAGTACTACTCAGCGAGACGCCGAGAGGCGGAGGAACAGGCGGACCTCGCCGCGCACGCGGGCGGTGGAGCCGCCGCGGCCGCGTCCGCGCATGCCACACGCGCCTATCTCGCCTACCGCCGGCAGGACGTCGACACGGCGCGCACGATCGCATCGGCCGCACGTCGGCTCGTCCACAGCGCGGATGACGCCGCGGATGCCGCCCGCCGCCGCATCGAGATCACCGAGGCGGCGTCGGACCTGCTCGAAGGCTCGGTGGCGAGCCGAACGCGCCTTCTCATGCAGGCGGCCGCCGCGTTCCAGGTCTCCCTCGACGAGATCGGGACGACCGCGCACTCCAACCTGTCGGCGATCGATATCGAGCATCGTCGACTGGCGGAGGCGGAGGCGGTTCTGGCGGAGTCGATCCCGATCACGATCACGCGCGATATTCCGATCTGCAATCAGTGGCAGACCGGGATGCGCGCCCGCCTGCATTTCATCCGGGGACGCTGGACCGCCTCGGCGGAGGACGCGGACACTGTTCTCGAGGGACACGGCGCGCCCCTCGCGCTCGTCTGGCCTCATATCCTCTCTGCACTCCTCGCAGCCCGACAGGGCGGCGACCGGGCGATGATCGAGCGCCATCTGGAATTCGCCTGGGCGTACGCGACCGAGCTGGGCGAGGCACCGCTTCTGCTCGCGGTGCTCTCGGCCCGCGCCGAACTCGCGTGGCTCACGGGCGACCACGACCCACTGCTCGACGAGGCGCCCGCGTACGTCGCTGCAGCCGACGCGCGGCCCGGCAACGCCTGGGCCATCGGTGACCTTCTGGTGTGGCTCGACCGACTCGACGTGCACGTGTCCGCGAAGCAGATCGCCGAGCCGTACCGGATGGAGCTCGAGGGCCACCACCGCGACGCGGTGCAGGCCTGGCTCCAGATCGGCGCACCCTTCGATGCCGCACTGGCCGGCGTGCACGACGAGTCTCCTGAGGTGGCGGTCTCCGCGCTCCTCCGTCTGCAGCAGCTCCAGGTGGATGCCACTGCCGCCCGGGCGCGCGCACTGTTGCTCCACCGGGGTATCCGCACCATTCCCGCACCTCCGCGGCGCACGACACGCTCCAACCCGGCCGGCCTCACGAACCGCCAGCTCGACGTCGCACGCCTCATCGCCAAGGGCTTCACGAACGGAGAGCTCGCCGAGCGCCTCTACATCTCCCCCAAGACGGCTGACCACCACGTGTCAGCGGTGCTCGGCAAGCTCGGCGTCTCCAATCGCAGGGAGGTCGTGAGGGCAGCGGCCGAACTGGGACTGATCTGA
- a CDS encoding DUF4242 domain-containing protein — protein sequence MKTFLIEREVPGASTLSHDELVEIACTSNAAVESLGVPYQWITTYVAGDKLYCLHTTDSAELVREHARRGGFPANLVAEVVTEFGPQTAEDAA from the coding sequence ATGAAAACCTTCCTCATCGAACGCGAAGTGCCCGGCGCCTCGACCCTCAGCCACGACGAACTTGTCGAGATCGCATGCACCTCGAACGCCGCCGTCGAGTCCCTCGGTGTCCCGTACCAGTGGATCACGACGTACGTCGCGGGCGACAAGCTCTACTGCCTGCACACAACCGACAGCGCCGAACTCGTCCGCGAGCACGCACGGCGTGGAGGCTTCCCGGCGAACCTGGTCGCCGAGGTCGTCACCGAGTTCGGCCCGCAGACGGCGGAGGACGCCGCATGA
- the trxA gene encoding thioredoxin, which translates to MATTEITSTNHDQAVADGIVLLDFWADWCGPCHMFAPIFEKASEQHSDITFGKIDTEAQQALAASYGIQSIPTLVAYRDGIPLFSQAGALPGEAVENLIEQIRALDMTEVRKQYDELKAAQQQS; encoded by the coding sequence ATGGCAACCACAGAGATCACGTCGACCAACCACGACCAGGCCGTCGCCGACGGCATCGTGCTTCTCGACTTCTGGGCCGACTGGTGCGGCCCGTGTCACATGTTCGCCCCGATCTTCGAGAAGGCGTCCGAGCAGCACTCCGACATCACGTTCGGCAAGATCGACACCGAGGCCCAGCAGGCCCTCGCCGCTTCGTACGGCATCCAGTCGATCCCGACCCTCGTCGCGTACCGCGACGGCATCCCGCTGTTCTCGCAGGCAGGCGCCCTCCCGGGCGAGGCCGTCGAGAACCTCATCGAGCAGATCCGCGCCCTCGACATGACCGAGGTCCGGAAGCAGTACGACGAGCTGAAGGCGGCGCAGCAGCAGAGCTGA
- a CDS encoding carbohydrate ABC transporter permease, with protein MSTATPSTAAQAAEILTDVKSPGGRRPGGRKTARKAMRSHYPTWFFIPALVLYAVFFAIPSLSSFYFSLTRWSLFDAQFIGFANYVQFFQDPQLYTSFIHTLVYAVLTSGAKVIIGFFLALLLTSPVVGRGYLRAIVFFPVLLSTIGVGILWKALLDPFHGMVNGVLGFFGLPQPGWFTDPNLALYTIAGVDIWKGVGIATLIFMAGIVAIPGEYFEAARMDGASGWRILRDITIPLSRGATATVIILSLIGGLRSFDIIWATTGGGPGFTSDVLASVIYKQYQAGFYGLSTAGNVVLFLVVTIIMVPLSYFLNRKQVEL; from the coding sequence ATGTCGACGGCTACCCCTTCGACCGCGGCACAGGCGGCCGAGATCCTGACGGACGTGAAGAGTCCAGGAGGGAGGAGGCCCGGCGGGCGGAAGACAGCACGCAAGGCCATGCGGTCGCACTACCCGACCTGGTTCTTCATCCCGGCGCTGGTGCTCTACGCGGTCTTCTTCGCCATCCCGTCGCTGTCGTCGTTCTACTTCTCGCTCACGCGGTGGTCGCTGTTCGACGCCCAGTTCATCGGGTTCGCGAACTACGTCCAGTTCTTCCAGGATCCGCAGCTCTACACCAGCTTCATCCACACGCTCGTGTACGCGGTCCTCACCTCCGGAGCCAAGGTCATCATCGGCTTCTTCCTCGCCCTGCTGCTGACCTCCCCGGTCGTCGGTCGCGGCTACCTCCGGGCCATCGTGTTCTTCCCGGTGCTGCTGTCGACGATCGGCGTCGGCATCCTGTGGAAGGCACTGCTCGACCCGTTCCACGGCATGGTCAACGGGGTGCTCGGGTTCTTCGGGCTCCCGCAGCCCGGTTGGTTCACCGACCCGAACCTGGCGCTCTACACGATCGCCGGCGTCGACATCTGGAAGGGCGTCGGCATCGCGACGCTCATCTTCATGGCCGGCATCGTCGCCATCCCCGGCGAGTACTTCGAGGCGGCGAGGATGGACGGGGCCAGCGGCTGGCGGATCCTGCGGGATATCACCATCCCGCTCAGTCGCGGTGCGACCGCGACGGTCATCATCCTCTCGCTCATCGGCGGGCTGCGCTCGTTCGACATCATCTGGGCGACCACCGGCGGCGGTCCGGGCTTCACCAGCGACGTGCTCGCGTCGGTGATCTACAAGCAGTACCAGGCGGGCTTCTACGGCCTCTCGACCGCCGGCAACGTGGTGCTGTTCCTGGTCGTGACGATCATCATGGTGCCGCTGTCGTACTTCCTGAACAGAAAGCAGGTGGAGCTGTGA
- a CDS encoding carbohydrate ABC transporter permease — MKRQRIRSWTIGIIAIAVSVIVFLVPLAFVLLQAAKTPDDASSLAFTWPKEWSFFPNLVAVLESGDGLIWRAFFNSAVLTVFSVTLMVIIAAMAGYVLARKRSKWGPVVNFFVLAGLIVPPAVVPTIWVLQGLGLFKTMPGMILIETTFGLSFSILMFRAFFGTVPREVDEAAVLDGAGRVRMFFQVILPLLRPVIVTVIVVQSVFVFNDFQNPLYFLPGADNATVQTTLYSFAGQNLSFYNLLFMDFLLITIPPLVAYIFFNRQIIAGMTSGAVKG; from the coding sequence GTGAAGCGGCAGCGCATCCGTTCCTGGACGATCGGGATCATCGCGATCGCGGTCTCCGTCATCGTCTTCCTCGTCCCGCTCGCCTTCGTGCTCCTGCAGGCGGCGAAGACGCCGGACGACGCATCCAGCCTCGCCTTCACCTGGCCGAAGGAGTGGAGCTTCTTCCCGAACCTCGTCGCGGTGCTGGAGAGCGGCGACGGCCTGATCTGGCGCGCGTTCTTCAACTCGGCCGTCCTGACCGTCTTCTCGGTCACGCTGATGGTGATCATCGCGGCGATGGCCGGCTACGTGCTCGCCCGCAAGCGCAGCAAGTGGGGCCCGGTCGTCAACTTCTTCGTCCTCGCCGGCCTGATCGTGCCGCCGGCGGTCGTGCCCACCATCTGGGTGCTGCAGGGTCTCGGGCTGTTCAAGACGATGCCGGGCATGATCCTCATCGAGACCACCTTCGGGCTGTCGTTCTCGATCCTGATGTTCCGCGCGTTCTTCGGGACCGTCCCCCGCGAGGTCGACGAGGCCGCTGTGCTCGACGGTGCCGGACGGGTCCGGATGTTCTTCCAGGTCATCCTCCCGCTGCTGCGGCCGGTGATCGTGACGGTCATCGTCGTGCAGTCGGTGTTCGTCTTCAACGACTTCCAGAACCCGCTGTACTTCCTCCCCGGCGCCGACAACGCGACGGTCCAGACGACCCTGTACAGCTTTGCCGGGCAGAACCTGAGCTTCTACAACCTGCTCTTCATGGACTTCCTGCTCATCACCATCCCGCCCCTTGTCGCCTACATCTTCTTCAACCGGCAGATCATCGCCGGCATGACGAGCGGCGCGGTCAAAGGCTGA
- a CDS encoding LacI family DNA-binding transcriptional regulator, whose protein sequence is MASASVKDVAALAQVSVGTVSNVLNRPEIVAPETVERVMSAMQKLSYVRNEAARQLRLGHSQALGLVTLSGGNPFFTDLATAAEDAAADAGYSVIVGNSNESTTRESGYLNLFEELRVRGVLLSPVGDPARRLRQLRDRGIAAVLVDRVSSDDSFSSVSVDDVAGGALAAAHLIRSGRTRLAFVGGPLQIRQVSDRLAGARQEVERHPGVSLEVVPVDALTVLEGRRAGEELVQRSANRRPDAVFAANDLIAVGLLQGLFINGRIRIPEDISLVGYDDIMFASASVVPLTSIRQPSALIGRTGVEILIEEAQDPELEPRHVLYQPELVVRGSSSADAVE, encoded by the coding sequence ATGGCTTCCGCAAGCGTGAAAGACGTCGCCGCACTGGCGCAGGTCTCGGTGGGCACCGTCTCGAACGTGCTCAACCGTCCGGAGATCGTCGCGCCCGAGACCGTCGAGCGCGTGATGTCGGCCATGCAGAAGCTCTCCTACGTGCGCAACGAGGCCGCGCGACAGTTGCGGCTGGGGCACAGCCAGGCGCTCGGGCTCGTCACATTGAGCGGCGGCAACCCCTTCTTCACCGACCTCGCCACGGCGGCGGAGGATGCGGCCGCGGACGCCGGCTACAGCGTCATCGTCGGCAACAGCAACGAGAGCACGACCCGCGAGTCGGGATACCTCAATCTGTTCGAAGAGCTGCGTGTGCGCGGCGTGCTGCTCTCCCCCGTCGGCGATCCGGCACGCCGGCTGCGGCAGCTGCGGGATCGCGGGATCGCCGCCGTGCTGGTCGACCGCGTGAGCAGCGACGACTCGTTCAGCTCCGTCTCGGTCGACGACGTGGCCGGGGGCGCTCTCGCGGCGGCCCACCTCATCCGATCGGGACGGACGCGGCTCGCGTTCGTCGGCGGCCCACTGCAGATCCGCCAGGTGAGCGACCGCCTCGCGGGGGCTCGGCAGGAGGTCGAGAGGCACCCCGGCGTCTCCCTCGAAGTCGTCCCGGTCGACGCCCTCACCGTGCTGGAGGGACGACGGGCCGGAGAGGAGCTGGTCCAGCGGAGCGCGAACCGCCGCCCGGACGCCGTCTTCGCCGCCAACGACCTCATCGCCGTCGGACTGCTGCAAGGGCTCTTCATCAACGGCCGCATCCGCATCCCGGAGGACATCTCCCTCGTCGGCTACGACGACATCATGTTCGCGAGCGCGTCCGTCGTGCCGCTCACGTCCATCCGGCAGCCCAGCGCTCTGATCGGTCGCACCGGCGTCGAGATCCTCATCGAGGAGGCGCAGGACCCGGAGCTCGAACCCCGCCATGTGCTGTACCAGCCGGAGCTCGTCGTGCGCGGGAGCAGCTCGGCGGACGCGGTCGAGTAG
- a CDS encoding ABC1 kinase family protein, producing MTSDQAPAAPSKAPAGTPATRARYRRILRFAGWNLAVTWWYELFLPRIGLASVAARSRPRRMRRFAQRFHGLAVELGGLMIKVGQFMSSRLDVLPPEITSELEGLQDEVPAVPFPAIRALAEAELGVPLESAFAFIDETPVAAASLGQAHRGRLTAEVAAETGQDAVVLKVQRPGIDTIVDVDLAALRRVGRWLSHVRLVSDRVDAPGLVEEFARTSLQEIDYLHEAANSERFAEEFAGDDRVAVPAVVWERTTRRVLTLQDVTAIKITDAEALRAAGIDPAEVAPVFAEVMFDQLFTNGFFHADPHPGNIFVTPRPAVAGERPWLLTFVDFGMMGEVPAGTRSGLRKLLIAAASRDGKGLVDAIRDVGVLLPTADTAELERAMTHLFARFGGMGFAELREVDPREFREFAVEFGDVVRSLPFQLPENFLLIIRAMSLTSGVCSALDPAFNLWDSVEPYAAQLLRDERGNLVQDLGQQALEIAGIAWRLPKRLDALVTRVEDGTVAVTSPRLEQRVGRLERAARRLVAAVVFGGVIIAGAIVHASDAVLGSVLMIASVVPLAFTVFTGRRGS from the coding sequence GTGACGTCGGACCAGGCGCCCGCCGCGCCGTCGAAGGCGCCGGCGGGGACGCCGGCCACCCGCGCGCGCTACCGCCGCATCCTCCGGTTCGCCGGCTGGAATCTCGCCGTGACCTGGTGGTACGAGCTGTTCCTGCCACGCATCGGGCTCGCCAGCGTCGCCGCGCGCAGCCGGCCGCGGCGGATGCGGCGGTTCGCGCAGCGGTTCCACGGGCTCGCCGTCGAGCTGGGCGGCCTCATGATCAAGGTCGGGCAGTTCATGTCGTCCCGGCTGGATGTGCTGCCGCCCGAGATCACCAGCGAGCTGGAGGGGCTGCAGGACGAGGTGCCGGCCGTCCCGTTCCCAGCGATCCGGGCGCTGGCGGAGGCCGAGCTCGGCGTGCCGCTGGAGAGCGCGTTCGCGTTCATCGACGAGACGCCGGTGGCCGCCGCATCCCTCGGGCAGGCCCACCGCGGGCGCCTCACCGCCGAGGTGGCGGCGGAAACCGGGCAGGACGCCGTGGTGCTCAAAGTGCAGCGTCCCGGCATCGACACCATCGTGGATGTGGACCTCGCCGCCCTGCGCAGGGTCGGCCGCTGGCTCAGCCATGTCCGGCTGGTCTCAGACCGCGTCGACGCACCCGGACTGGTGGAGGAGTTCGCGCGCACCAGCCTGCAGGAGATCGACTACCTGCACGAGGCCGCGAACTCCGAGCGGTTCGCCGAAGAGTTCGCCGGTGACGACCGCGTCGCCGTCCCCGCCGTGGTCTGGGAACGGACCACCCGCCGGGTCCTCACCCTCCAGGACGTGACGGCGATCAAGATCACCGACGCCGAAGCGTTGCGCGCCGCGGGCATCGACCCCGCCGAGGTCGCGCCGGTGTTCGCCGAGGTGATGTTCGACCAGCTCTTCACCAACGGGTTCTTCCACGCCGACCCGCACCCGGGCAACATCTTCGTGACGCCGCGGCCCGCGGTGGCGGGGGAGCGACCCTGGCTGCTCACGTTCGTGGACTTCGGGATGATGGGCGAGGTTCCCGCGGGCACCCGCAGCGGGCTCCGGAAACTGCTCATCGCCGCCGCATCGCGCGACGGGAAGGGCCTCGTCGATGCGATCCGCGACGTGGGCGTGCTCCTCCCGACCGCCGACACGGCCGAGCTCGAGCGCGCGATGACCCACCTGTTCGCCCGGTTCGGCGGCATGGGATTCGCCGAGCTGCGCGAGGTCGACCCTCGCGAGTTCCGGGAGTTCGCGGTCGAGTTCGGCGACGTCGTCCGCTCGTTGCCGTTCCAGCTGCCCGAGAACTTCCTCCTCATCATCCGGGCGATGTCGCTGACCTCGGGCGTGTGCAGCGCGCTCGACCCGGCGTTCAACCTGTGGGACTCGGTCGAGCCGTACGCGGCCCAGCTCCTCCGCGACGAGCGCGGCAACCTGGTGCAGGACCTCGGGCAGCAGGCGCTCGAGATCGCCGGGATCGCCTGGCGGTTGCCCAAACGATTGGATGCGCTGGTCACCCGGGTCGAGGACGGCACGGTGGCGGTCACCTCGCCACGGCTCGAGCAGCGGGTCGGCCGGCTCGAACGCGCGGCGCGGCGTCTCGTAGCGGCGGTCGTCTTCGGAGGGGTGATCATCGCCGGAGCGATCGTGCACGCGTCGGACGCGGTGCTCGGCTCGGTGCTGATGATCGCGTCGGTCGTGCCTCTCGCATTCACCGTCTTCACAGGCCGGCGGGGGAGCTGA
- a CDS encoding ABC transporter substrate-binding protein: MFSRRTATRVAATLGGVALIGAALAGCSSSGGSGSTTISLLAAGNDPASTSFAKDLSKAFHKANPSITVKVETRPGGTDGDNLVKTRLSTGDMNDVFLYNSGSLFQALRPDSQLQPLTDESWAKDVTDDFKNSVSTDKGLYGAPTGTTFNGGIMYNKKVYEKLGLTVPKTWSEFISNSEKIKAAGIAPIIQSYGDTWTSQLFVLGDFANVSAQDPNWAKDYTANKADAKYSKEPAFAGFEHTQEVFDKDLLNKDYASLTNVNALKMLATGEGAQYPMITAVISNVLQSNPDQINDIGYFAMPTDAGEPHATVWEPTAAYIPKSTSGDKLTAAKKLVAFINTSEGCDIQNSAGTPAGPFAISTCTIPDDAPALVKDELAYQDAKKTGLALEFLSPIKGPNLEKILIQVGSGISSAKEGAALYDQDVKAQAQQLGLKGW, from the coding sequence ATGTTCTCTCGGAGGACGGCGACACGGGTCGCCGCCACGCTCGGCGGCGTCGCGCTCATCGGCGCTGCTCTGGCCGGCTGCAGCTCATCCGGCGGGTCCGGCAGCACCACCATCTCCCTGCTCGCCGCGGGCAACGACCCGGCCAGCACCAGCTTCGCGAAAGACCTCTCCAAGGCGTTCCACAAAGCCAACCCGTCCATCACTGTCAAGGTCGAGACCCGCCCCGGCGGAACCGACGGCGACAACCTGGTGAAGACGCGCCTGTCGACGGGAGACATGAACGACGTCTTCCTGTACAACTCCGGTTCGCTGTTCCAGGCCCTCCGCCCGGACAGCCAGCTCCAGCCCCTCACCGACGAGTCGTGGGCGAAGGATGTGACGGACGACTTCAAGAACTCCGTCAGCACCGACAAGGGCCTGTACGGAGCGCCGACCGGCACCACCTTCAACGGCGGCATCATGTACAACAAGAAGGTCTACGAGAAGCTCGGGCTGACCGTTCCGAAGACCTGGAGCGAGTTCATCTCGAACAGCGAGAAGATCAAGGCCGCCGGAATCGCGCCGATCATCCAGTCGTACGGCGACACCTGGACCAGCCAGCTCTTCGTGCTCGGCGACTTCGCCAACGTGAGCGCGCAGGACCCGAACTGGGCGAAGGACTACACGGCCAACAAGGCCGACGCCAAGTACTCGAAGGAACCGGCGTTCGCCGGCTTCGAGCACACCCAGGAGGTCTTCGACAAGGACCTGCTGAACAAGGACTACGCGTCGCTCACCAACGTGAACGCCCTGAAGATGCTGGCGACCGGTGAGGGCGCGCAGTATCCGATGATCACCGCGGTCATCAGCAACGTGCTGCAGAGCAACCCGGACCAGATCAACGACATCGGCTACTTCGCGATGCCCACCGACGCGGGCGAGCCGCACGCGACCGTCTGGGAGCCCACCGCGGCGTACATCCCGAAGTCGACGTCGGGCGACAAGCTGACGGCCGCGAAGAAGCTGGTGGCCTTCATCAACACGTCCGAGGGATGCGACATCCAGAACAGCGCGGGCACCCCCGCCGGGCCGTTCGCGATCAGCACCTGCACGATCCCCGACGACGCCCCTGCGCTCGTCAAGGACGAGCTGGCCTACCAGGACGCCAAGAAGACCGGGCTCGCGCTCGAGTTCCTCTCGCCGATCAAGGGCCCGAACCTGGAGAAGATCCTGATCCAGGTCGGTTCCGGGATCTCCTCGGCCAAGGAGGGCGCCGCCCTCTACGACCAGGACGTCAAGGCCCAGGCCCAGCAGCTGGGGCTCAAGGGCTGGTGA
- a CDS encoding GNAT family N-acetyltransferase: MDLRIEELSTSNLRGLRDLRLAPGQERFVAPVLESIAEAYVTPTAWPRAIVGDGEVVGFVMANWDPDSELEAFRAGIWRLNVDEKAQGRGVGRFAVNEVAAEARRRGIPRITVLWERGDGGPEAFYLACGFVPTGEELFGEVVGVLDLT, from the coding sequence ATGGACCTGCGCATCGAAGAGCTGTCGACGTCGAACCTGCGCGGGCTGCGCGACCTGCGGCTCGCGCCCGGCCAGGAGCGGTTCGTCGCTCCGGTCCTCGAGTCGATCGCTGAGGCGTACGTCACGCCGACGGCGTGGCCGCGGGCCATCGTCGGCGACGGCGAGGTGGTCGGCTTCGTGATGGCGAACTGGGATCCGGACAGCGAGCTGGAGGCGTTCCGCGCGGGCATCTGGCGGCTCAACGTCGACGAGAAGGCGCAAGGTCGCGGAGTCGGTCGGTTCGCCGTCAATGAGGTCGCCGCGGAGGCGCGACGGCGCGGCATCCCGCGCATCACCGTGCTCTGGGAGCGCGGCGACGGCGGCCCTGAAGCCTTCTACCTCGCCTGCGGGTTCGTCCCGACCGGGGAGGAGCTGTTCGGCGAGGTCGTGGGTGTGCTCGACCTGACCTGA
- a CDS encoding PadR family transcriptional regulator: MSNSFPTGGFGARMDPDAMWQAFEQLRSTFEKKVGTRMGRGDVRAAVLSLLSEKPMHGYQIIREIEERSGGSWKPSAGSVYPTLQLLADEGLISAEESNGRKTYALTEAGREVAAAEASTPWQTGASDSGTTTGERRGANLPKAGVELAQAAAQVHRSGTPEQVKEAADVLDEARRKLYAILAQG, from the coding sequence ATGTCCAACTCATTCCCCACCGGCGGGTTCGGCGCCCGCATGGACCCGGACGCCATGTGGCAGGCGTTCGAACAACTGCGGTCGACGTTCGAGAAGAAGGTCGGCACCCGCATGGGCCGCGGCGATGTCCGCGCGGCCGTCCTCTCGCTGCTCAGCGAGAAGCCGATGCACGGCTACCAGATCATCCGCGAGATCGAGGAACGCAGCGGAGGCAGCTGGAAGCCCAGCGCCGGCTCCGTCTACCCGACCCTGCAGCTGCTCGCCGACGAAGGGCTCATCTCGGCCGAGGAATCCAACGGGCGCAAGACCTACGCGCTGACCGAGGCGGGGCGCGAGGTCGCCGCGGCTGAGGCATCCACACCCTGGCAGACCGGCGCGAGCGACTCCGGAACAACGACCGGAGAACGTCGCGGAGCCAACCTCCCGAAGGCCGGCGTCGAACTCGCCCAGGCGGCCGCACAGGTGCACCGCAGCGGGACGCCCGAGCAGGTCAAGGAAGCCGCCGACGTGCTCGACGAGGCACGCCGGAAGCTGTACGCGATCCTCGCCCAGGGCTGA